GCTGGGCCTCAACGCAACGACCGCagaggacgacgaggagcCGATTCAGCATCATGCAGAGCGCCACGATCTGTACGAGCCCAGCCCGATAGACATTGCCGTGGTCAGGGCCATGCTGTGCCGCAccaagaagctgccgccgGACCTGATTGACGCCATCTTCGACTTTGCCGAGTACTGGGCTCACTCAACCACGCAGCTGCACgagagcatcagcatcatgggCGGCAACCCAGACCGGGAGGACAGATTTCTGCTTCGATCGTATCCGCTCGGGCTGGTGAGCGCCGGAGCTCGGCAAAATGCCAACGACCAGCCATACACCACGGCCCTGCCGACTCCTCGTCCGCTGGGCGAGAGCCTTgatgccagcttcttcgcCAAGTCGGCCAAGTACCCTGTGCCGCGCCTAACTCACCCCGCACGAAAGGTGGTGTTTTCGTTTCGAAGCCAGGACCAAGGATGGGTCACCAGCTCCTCAGACGCCCAGGACCCGTATTCGAAATCGTGGACGTGGTTTGACGCGGGA
The Trichoderma asperellum chromosome 7, complete sequence DNA segment above includes these coding regions:
- a CDS encoding uncharacterized protein (EggNog:ENOG41), which codes for MAVNIPGIVWSAMRALGLNATTAEDDEEPIQHHAERHDLYEPSPIDIAVVRAMLCRTKKLPPDLIDAIFDFAEYWAHSTTQLHESISIMGGNPDREDRFLLRSYPLGLVSAGARQNANDQPYTTALPTPRPLGESLDASFFAKSAKYPVPRLTHPARKVVFSFRSQDQGWVTSSSDAQDPYSKSWTWFDAGLERFDASGAEDGSIPSVDSLRPLHPQIRQTSSDPAGYNYTHKLLHSPEWEIQRNKTAFGKWQDHSITWSYLDDIAPDSEGGQALVAKGRGRETGDGKFVRGLQVGDVVTVWGRARFGGWANRIESVRIDVYWAV